The proteins below are encoded in one region of Aequorivita iocasae:
- a CDS encoding sugar transferase, with product MSKKNSIHFDISERKILLRILDIVSVLSLLYFVGIVFNFDYFKINSQHWVWSIVLAIYLSVFATIFELYNLQKASKFDVVVKNVIITSSVTVLFYLLTPFYTPMLPSNRLQIVYFFLAINIAMLAWRYAYIILISAPRFYKRVLLIAHASDVETIVASLQKSDPNYRVIGYFNTGPNDGTIINALEIDSITIADISLLTQEMTISEIVVGTPLSEGMTVELNNHLIKLLENGIPIREYTQVYEELTHRIPVQHVEKDFYRYFPFSRSNQNKLYLFFNRILDLFFSVLGLTFGIILLPFLLIGNLLANRGPLFYSQTRVGKNGNHFKIYKLRSMVKNAEKDGAQFALVKDTRVTKFGRFLRKSRFDEIPQFINVIKGEMSVIGPRPERPEFVEGLIEKIPFYEVRHLVKPGVTGWAQVNAKYGSTEEDSLEKLQYDLYYIKHRSLFLDVTIIIKTLSTIIFFRGQ from the coding sequence ATGTCAAAAAAAAACAGCATACATTTCGACATCTCAGAACGCAAAATTTTGCTGCGAATTTTGGATATTGTTAGTGTGCTGTCATTGTTGTATTTCGTTGGTATTGTCTTCAATTTTGATTACTTCAAAATAAACTCCCAACATTGGGTATGGTCCATTGTGTTGGCAATTTATCTAAGCGTTTTCGCAACAATTTTTGAGCTTTATAATCTTCAGAAAGCGAGTAAGTTTGATGTGGTGGTAAAAAATGTGATTATAACCTCTTCGGTAACAGTTCTTTTTTACCTGCTTACACCATTTTATACCCCTATGTTGCCTTCCAACCGTTTGCAGATAGTCTATTTCTTTTTGGCTATAAATATTGCAATGTTGGCGTGGCGTTATGCCTACATCATCCTTATTTCTGCGCCCCGTTTTTACAAAAGGGTACTTTTGATTGCCCACGCAAGCGACGTGGAAACCATAGTAGCCTCCCTCCAAAAATCCGACCCTAATTATCGTGTTATCGGTTATTTTAATACTGGCCCCAATGACGGCACCATCATTAACGCTCTTGAAATTGACTCCATCACTATTGCCGATATTTCTTTATTGACGCAAGAAATGACTATTTCTGAGATAGTCGTGGGTACACCGCTTTCAGAAGGAATGACTGTGGAATTGAACAACCATTTGATAAAGTTATTGGAAAACGGAATCCCCATTCGCGAATATACCCAGGTTTACGAAGAGTTGACACATCGTATTCCGGTACAGCACGTGGAGAAGGATTTCTATCGTTACTTCCCTTTTAGCCGTAGCAACCAAAACAAACTTTACCTTTTCTTCAATAGAATCTTGGATTTGTTTTTTTCGGTTTTGGGCCTAACCTTCGGCATCATTTTGCTTCCTTTTTTATTGATAGGAAATTTACTTGCAAATCGCGGGCCCTTGTTCTACAGCCAGACTAGAGTGGGGAAGAACGGCAATCACTTCAAAATATACAAATTGCGCAGTATGGTTAAAAATGCCGAAAAGGATGGCGCGCAGTTCGCCTTGGTAAAAGATACAAGGGTTACAAAGTTTGGTAGGTTTTTAAGAAAATCACGTTTTGATGAAATCCCCCAATTCATTAATGTTATTAAGGGTGAAATGAGCGTTATTGGCCCCCGGCCAGAACGTCCCGAGTTTGTGGAAGGACTAATAGAAAAAATACCTTTTTACGAAGTAAGGCACCTTGTGAAACCCGGCGTAACAGGCTGGGCACAGGTAAATGCCAAATACGGCTCTACCGAAGAGGATTCGCTTGAAAAACTGCAATACGACCTATACTACATCAAGCACCGGAGTCTTTTTCTGGATGTTACCATCATTATAAAAACCCTGAGCACTATCATATTCTTTAGGGGACAGTGA